AGCTTCTGCACCACGCCGACGGTCTATGGCAAGAGCTTCCGCTACCGCGAAATCGACCTGGTGCTTGACGAAATGCGCGCCCATCAGGAGCGGCTTGGCAAAAAGAAGGTGCGCTTCTCCTTCATGGACGACAACATCAGTTTCAGGCCAAAATACTTCATGGAGCTGCTCGAAGGCATGGCCAAGCTCGGTGTACGCTGGAACGCCAACATCTCGATGAACTTCCTGCAAAAGCCGGAAGTTGCCGAACTCGCCGGACGTTCGGGCTGCGAACTCATGAGCATCGGCTTCGAATCGCTCAACCCCGACATTCTCAAGAGCATGAACAAGGGGTCAAACCGCCTCCAGAACTACGAGGCTGTCGTCAGCAACCTGCACAAGCACAAAATCGCCATCCAGGGCTACTTCATTTTCGGCTTCGACGACGACAGCGAAAAGAGCTTCCAGGCTACCTACGACTTCATCATGCAGAACCGCATCGAGTTCCCGGTCTTCTCGCTGTTGACGCCCTTCCCCGGCACCCCCTATTTCGAGGAGATGAAGGATCGGGTGCGCCATTTCGACTGGGACAAGTATGACACCTACCACTACATGTTCGAGCCGAAGAAGCTCGGCGGCGAAAAGCTGCTCGAAAACTTCATCAAGCTCCAGCGCGAGGTGTACAAAGGCAGCGCCATCATGAAGCGAATGCAGGGCAAACCGCTGAACTGGGTCTGGTTCGTCAACTTCCTCATGAACCGCTTCACCCGAAAACTCACGCCGGAGATGTACCTCTGAGTCGCTGAAAAAGCTGATCGCTCAAAGAATAGGCAGAAACAGAACAGATGCCGGTCATCGAGAACATAACCGGCGTCTCTTTTTTCGAGCGTTTAGAATCTCCTCTCCCCATCTCTGCGGTCATCATGACGGTCGTCATGGCGATCCCAGCGGTCATCTCTGCGATCACGGCGATCATCCCAACGATCTCTCCAGTCCCGATCGCGATGCTCTCTGAAGCGATCTGGATGAATTCGCCTGTAATAGACCTCCCTGTACCTTCGGATGTCATCCCAGCGATACCTTCTGATTCTGTAGGGAAGCCTGCGATAGTCAACAATCACCCAAGGCCCATGGCGATAATGGTGTGAACGATACCAGTACCCGTTATGGTACAGATAGTAATATCCTCCGTACATGATAATATCGTATGGCCCTCCATATGAGATCGAGTAACCGAGATCCGGCACATAAAAAAATTCCGGATTGTAATCGACCACAAAGCCGGGGCCTCCTACATTGACGTGCAAGTCAACGTCAGCAAGAGCTTGACCTGAAGGGCTGAAAAACAGTAATCCGGAAGCCAGCGTCGCCAGCAGTAGATGTTTTTTCATAATGTCTCCAATTGCAGCTTTTCTTTCGTGCACACAAAAAGCAGAGTGTTGGAAAAGAAGGGAATACAGTACAGCCTTACTTGATTTAATTGCTTATGGTGAGTAATAATACAACACCCTAACGATGATCTTCCAGATTTTAGTTCCGCTGTATGATTTTTATCAGGACGTTCAAAAGAGCCCGATATCACTTCTATTCTACATCTCGCCAACGCTCCTTAAAAGCATGCCGTACCATCCATACCAAAACTTGCGGCGATCATGACAACAGTAAGACATGGGCGCGACCATTACCAGACGGTTATAGTTTTCCCGCAAAAAAAATCCCGCAAAACCTTGCGTCTTGCGGGATTTTTCATTTCAAACCAAACACTGCCATTAACCCTGGCCATCACTTTTCCTCTTCCGGGAGTTCGATCCTGATGCAAAGCTCCTTGAGCTGCTGAGCGGTGACTTCCGACGGAGCGGCCATCATAAGGTCCTGGGCGGACTGGTTCATCGGGAAAGCGATGACTTCGCGAATGTTCTGTTCGTCGCGCAGGATCATGACGAGACGATCGAGGCCGGGAGCGATGCCTCCGTGCGGCGGCGCACCGTGCTTGAAGGCTTCGATCATGTGGCCAAAACGGGCATCAACCTCCTCTTTCGAGTAGCCAGCGATTTCGAAGGCCTTGTACATGATGTCAGGGCGATGGTTCCTGATTGCACCGCTCGAAAGTTCGATGCCGTTGCAGACGATGTCGTACTGGTAGGCCAGAATGTCGAGCGGGAATTTCGATTCGAGAGCCTCCATCTCGCCCTGCGGCATCGAGAAGGGGTTGTGCGAGAAGTCGATCTTTTTATCTTCCTCATTGTACTCGAACATCGGGAAAT
The nucleotide sequence above comes from Chlorobaculum tepidum TLS. Encoded proteins:
- a CDS encoding B12-binding domain-containing radical SAM protein, which codes for MLTDDLQTAESSVSLTNGVAPSLEKLAAEQKSRKKWLLVQPKSQTSMMVDSGAVSMPLNLIMVATLASKYFDVTFLDERTGDTIPQDFSGYDVVAITSRTLNAKNAYRIGDRAKAQGKIVLIGGVHPTMLTDEASLHCTSVIYGEIESVWEELAIDIFRGKMKSVYKASNLKPMTTMTPPDFSFALNSPHAKKYSQLIPILATKGCPVGCSFCTTPTVYGKSFRYREIDLVLDEMRAHQERLGKKKVRFSFMDDNISFRPKYFMELLEGMAKLGVRWNANISMNFLQKPEVAELAGRSGCELMSIGFESLNPDILKSMNKGSNRLQNYEAVVSNLHKHKIAIQGYFIFGFDDDSEKSFQATYDFIMQNRIEFPVFSLLTPFPGTPYFEEMKDRVRHFDWDKYDTYHYMFEPKKLGGEKLLENFIKLQREVYKGSAIMKRMQGKPLNWVWFVNFLMNRFTRKLTPEMYL